CCATCACGGAACTCCGAATTCCGAACCTGTTCCAGCGCATGTGCCCGTTCCCGTTCCTCTTCGTGTTCGTGTTCGCGTTCGTGTTCTCGTTCGTATTCACGTTCGCGTTCGTGTTCCCGTACCGCATGCCGCCCCCCGGATCCGAATCGCCGAGGGCGTCGGCCCTCGGCACCCACCCACCTGCGTGTCGTCCGTCGACACAGACAGAACGGGCAGGCACGCGGGTTCTCGTGAGGACCGACCTGTGACGCATCGGTGACGATATCCGGCCACATCGACTGAACCCCGTAAATCGGAATAAACGGTTGATCGTGGCGGCGGCCGGCCGCACTGGGAGGCACCCGTGACACGCACCGGAACGACCGACGTACTGATCGCGGGCGCCGGCCCGGTCGGGCTGAGCGCCGCGGCGGAGTTGCGCCGGCAAGGGGTGCGCTGCCGCCTCGTGGACCGCCTGCCCGCCCGCCTCCCGTACGCGAAGGCCGTCGGCATCCAGCCGCGTACGCTCGAGATCTCGTCGCGGGCGACGCCGCCCACATCCATCCGCCCACCGGCGCCCAGGGCATGAACACCGGCATCCAGAAACTAGCCCTCGTCATCCGAGGAGAAGCCGGACCCGCCCTCCTCACCACCTACGACGCCGAGCGCCGCCCGATCGGCGAGGAAGTCGTCGGCCGAACCGTCCGCCACGCCACCCAGGGCGTCGGAGCCGACCCCGACGACCCACGCACCAACCTGCTCCGCGAGGCCCAACTCCTCGTCAACTACCGAAACCGCCCCCTGGCTCCCCACCTCGACGGCTCCCCCGAAGCACCCCGGCCCGACGACCGCGCCCCGGAGGACTCGCCGGCAACCCCCCTGCCCGGCGACCGCGCCCCGGACTGCGCCGACCTGACCGCCCCCGCATCCACCTACCCCTGGCGCCTGCTCGACGTCCTACGCGAACGCACGGGCCACGTGGTTCTCCTCTACGCGACGGACCCCACGACGGTGGCAGCGGCAGCCGACTCCGTGGCGGCGACAGCGAAAGCAACCGCGGCCACCGGCCCCGACCTCCAGCTCATCGCCATACTCGCCCGCGAAACCGCACCCGAGCTGTCCACCCCGAACACCCTCCCCATCCCCGCCTACCGCGACGCCGCCGGCGAGTTCACCCGCCTCTACCAACCCAACGGCCCGACCGCCTACGTCATCCGCCCCGACGGATACCTCGCCGCCCGCTTCCCCGTCCCCGCCACCACAACAGCCCTGGCCCCCTACCTGACATCACCGTCCACACCACCACCCGCACCCGACACCACCTGACACCTCTCTCCGGCGGCCCAACTGACGGCCCAAAAGCAGCGAAAAGCCCCGCCCCTCGAGGAACCGCAGGCCGAGGGCTTCCAGCTGTGGGGTTACTTGTTCTTGCCCTGGGCCTAGTCGGGGAGCTTGTGACCTGCGATTTTCCCGCTCAGGGGTGGTGGGCCCGTGCGCCTGGTGGTCGTCGTTGGTCGTGCTTGGCCACTGTTGAGCGACCTCGAACCGCCCAGGGACGGCCCAGCGCAGATCACGTGAAGAGCGTCAACTGACGGACCCGGCCCGGCACTGCGCAGTGATGCACCCCTCCTCCATGTCCCATCACTCCTTGGCCACGCCGTGACTCAGCACCCTCTGCACCTTGGCGAGATCGGCGATGGCCGGGACACCCAGGGCGACCATGCCGAACCTCTCTATGCCCTCCCCGCGAACCTCTCTATGCCCTCCCCGTC
The sequence above is a segment of the Streptomyces asoensis genome. Coding sequences within it:
- a CDS encoding FAD-dependent monooxygenase translates to MTRTGTTDVLIAGAGPVGLSAAAELRRQGVRCRLVDRLPARLPYAKAVGIQPRTLEISSRATPPTSIRPPAPRA